From one Plantibacter flavus genomic stretch:
- a CDS encoding DsbA family protein: MSGAGSQNRPTKNERRDAAREKARVLREQQKRRDRRNRVLLQGGIVLGALAIVAVVAVIIVTSIKPAGPVPTAAKNDGFTVSAGLQLVGAPASASTPTPSTTDDAAAPAEPAPAETPAATETPAADGVEIAVYQDFLCPYCGQFETTNAEQVKGWLEAGAATYTVHPLATLSNLSLGTQYSLRASNAAACVAEYSPNDFFSFNTALFENQPKENTEGLTDAELKSIAKGVISGGEKKINACIDDGTYKSWVKDSTDRARSGPLPGTDVKKVEGTPTILVNGKQYTGSLTDAEQFAAFVLAVSSESYSTGTPTPGASESPVTNG, encoded by the coding sequence ATGTCTGGCGCTGGATCGCAGAACCGACCGACCAAGAACGAACGACGCGACGCGGCACGCGAGAAGGCGCGGGTGCTGCGCGAGCAGCAGAAGCGCCGCGACCGCCGCAACCGGGTGCTGCTCCAGGGTGGCATCGTGCTCGGTGCGCTCGCGATCGTGGCGGTGGTGGCGGTCATCATCGTGACGTCGATCAAGCCCGCCGGACCGGTCCCGACCGCGGCCAAGAACGACGGCTTCACCGTCTCCGCCGGCTTGCAGCTGGTCGGAGCCCCGGCCAGTGCGTCGACGCCCACGCCGAGCACGACCGACGATGCGGCCGCACCCGCGGAGCCTGCCCCGGCCGAGACGCCGGCAGCCACCGAGACCCCCGCCGCCGACGGTGTCGAGATCGCCGTCTACCAGGACTTCCTCTGCCCCTATTGCGGTCAGTTCGAGACCACGAACGCCGAGCAGGTCAAGGGTTGGCTCGAGGCCGGTGCCGCGACCTACACGGTGCACCCCCTCGCAACGCTGAGCAACCTCTCGCTCGGAACGCAGTACTCGCTGCGCGCCTCGAACGCGGCGGCCTGCGTCGCGGAGTACTCGCCGAACGACTTCTTCTCCTTCAACACCGCACTGTTCGAGAACCAGCCCAAGGAGAACACCGAGGGCCTGACCGACGCCGAGCTGAAGTCGATCGCCAAGGGCGTCATCTCCGGCGGCGAGAAGAAGATCAACGCCTGCATCGACGACGGCACCTACAAGTCCTGGGTGAAGGACTCGACCGACCGTGCGCGCAGCGGCCCGCTGCCCGGGACGGACGTCAAGAAGGTGGAGGGCACGCCGACCATCCTGGTGAACGGCAAGCAGTACACGGGCTCACTCACCGACGCCGAGCAGTTCGCTGCGTTCGTCCTCGCCGTCTCGAGCGAGAGCTACTCCACCGGCACGCCGACGCCGGGTGCCAGCGAGTCGCCCGTGACCAACGGCTGA
- a CDS encoding site-specific integrase: MQALKDRLAPAGDDLTGESRVALLAKLWLAETAERDLSPGTIVKYREIVAKHIVRGLGDVRLNEATVPRLDRFLKALAKSSGPSTAKLTRVVLSQMFALATRHGAVRSNPVRDVGTIEMTRKRVAAPTSSDAQAVLAHLQAWDAGVDGRGARRTTDLFDVARMLAATGARTGELFALEWRHLDLAADPPTVSIERTVALGLDGRLAVQEWPKSDTSRRALKLPPFAAEMLLERRLNSHSEFVFPSSTGTFRSPNNFRTQWRGSLQGTEWADVTPRAFRKAVATVLRDQLGVGAAKDQLGHSSEQVANSHYVQQRHEGPDATEILQSFVMKTTSK; encoded by the coding sequence GTGCAGGCACTCAAGGATCGACTAGCTCCGGCCGGCGATGACCTTACGGGCGAATCCCGCGTCGCACTCCTCGCGAAGCTCTGGCTCGCGGAGACGGCGGAGCGCGACCTTTCCCCCGGAACCATCGTCAAGTACCGCGAGATTGTCGCAAAGCACATCGTGCGCGGGCTCGGCGACGTGCGCCTGAACGAGGCAACAGTGCCGCGACTCGACCGGTTCCTGAAGGCGCTCGCAAAGTCCAGCGGGCCGAGCACGGCCAAGCTCACGCGCGTCGTTCTGTCCCAGATGTTCGCGCTTGCGACCCGTCATGGTGCAGTCAGGTCAAACCCCGTCCGCGACGTGGGGACCATCGAGATGACCCGGAAACGCGTGGCAGCACCCACCAGCAGCGATGCTCAAGCCGTGCTCGCCCATCTCCAGGCGTGGGACGCCGGCGTCGATGGCCGCGGCGCGCGACGGACAACCGACCTGTTCGACGTCGCGCGCATGCTCGCTGCCACGGGCGCTCGAACCGGTGAGCTCTTCGCGCTTGAGTGGAGGCATCTGGACCTCGCCGCCGATCCCCCTACAGTCTCGATCGAACGAACGGTCGCGCTCGGGCTTGATGGTCGACTCGCGGTTCAGGAGTGGCCGAAATCGGATACCTCTCGCCGGGCGCTCAAGCTGCCGCCCTTCGCTGCGGAGATGCTGCTTGAGCGCCGCCTGAACTCGCACTCTGAGTTCGTCTTCCCGTCATCGACGGGCACCTTCCGGTCTCCGAACAACTTCCGCACCCAGTGGCGAGGATCCCTTCAGGGGACCGAGTGGGCGGATGTCACGCCTCGCGCGTTCCGCAAAGCCGTGGCTACCGTCCTCAGGGATCAGCTCGGCGTGGGTGCCGCCAAGGACCAACTCGGTCACTCCTCGGAACAAGTGGCCAACAGTCACTACGTACAGCAGCGCCACGAGGGGCCTGATGCCACTGAAATCCTGCAGTCCTTCGTGATGAAAACCACGAGTAAATAA
- a CDS encoding helix-turn-helix domain-containing protein, with amino-acid sequence MTQDEAPKKSVSLVGRRLAAVRRWRGMTAEQLAEAIPSSDITRGVIANVESGRKRDLTATELALVASGLDVSPIALLVDMSSPFEPVALEGLADGYAGLTNVEYLFATSIYAPENAWHGLQIPNDARALMTSLLRAEGSLKQVQAIEDARSDRGAFAAKAAEDARGSVRHSDGPLHSFGVTAEMLSDDFYRAYVQDLIDDYRDLLQRVPGGMWDWNGLRVPPNVEARIEEIRRRVVLAMEDDPTLDRSSSRRPASEDPRRVAHTVVGPIIDESGAPVGSNHRSKLETGEDGKTYRLIYMEGDPDAGDDGSDVEEYRGE; translated from the coding sequence ATGACACAAGATGAGGCTCCAAAGAAGTCGGTTAGTCTCGTTGGCCGGCGCCTTGCCGCGGTTCGACGGTGGCGCGGCATGACGGCAGAGCAGCTGGCGGAAGCGATCCCCAGCTCGGACATCACGCGTGGTGTGATCGCCAACGTCGAGAGCGGTCGGAAACGAGACCTCACTGCCACCGAACTTGCCCTCGTTGCGAGCGGGCTTGACGTCTCCCCCATCGCCCTTCTCGTCGATATGTCCAGCCCCTTCGAGCCGGTCGCCCTGGAAGGTCTTGCTGACGGATACGCCGGCCTGACGAACGTCGAGTACCTGTTCGCGACTTCGATTTACGCGCCCGAGAACGCATGGCACGGGCTTCAGATCCCCAACGACGCGCGCGCATTGATGACGTCTCTGCTCAGAGCCGAAGGCTCACTCAAGCAGGTACAAGCGATCGAGGATGCCAGATCAGACAGAGGCGCATTTGCTGCCAAGGCGGCGGAAGATGCTCGGGGGTCCGTTCGGCACTCCGACGGCCCGCTTCACAGCTTTGGCGTCACTGCGGAGATGCTAAGCGACGACTTCTACCGCGCGTACGTGCAAGACCTCATCGACGACTATCGGGACCTCTTGCAGCGCGTGCCAGGCGGCATGTGGGATTGGAACGGTCTGAGAGTCCCCCCGAACGTCGAGGCACGGATCGAGGAAATACGCCGCCGCGTGGTCCTTGCGATGGAAGACGACCCCACGCTCGACCGGTCATCCAGCCGTCGACCTGCCAGCGAAGACCCCAGGCGAGTCGCACACACAGTTGTGGGTCCGATTATCGATGAGTCAGGGGCTCCAGTCGGTTCGAACCATCGCTCAAAACTCGAGACTGGCGAAGACGGCAAGACGTACCGCCTGATCTATATGGAGGGCGACCCAGACGCGGGCGACGACGGCAGCGACGTCGAAGAGTACCGGGGCGAGTGA
- a CDS encoding helix-turn-helix domain-containing protein, giving the protein MAHPSPMLTLPEAAAYLRVSERTLYDWRWKRKGPPGIKVGSLVRYLVADLDEWLGVGAASSDQQ; this is encoded by the coding sequence ATGGCACACCCGAGCCCCATGTTGACCCTGCCGGAAGCAGCCGCCTACCTGAGGGTGAGCGAACGCACTCTCTACGACTGGCGGTGGAAGAGGAAGGGACCACCCGGAATCAAGGTCGGATCGCTCGTTCGATACCTGGTCGCCGACCTCGATGAGTGGCTAGGCGTCGGAGCCGCGAGCTCCGACCAGCAATGA
- a CDS encoding helix-turn-helix domain-containing protein: MSYKATGWAYDLPISGPRKGVLVVLADMADEAFSCYPGQQKIVHMSGFSEKTVRRALASLEEDGLISREQRHGRNGYRTSDRYILHVGLGLPVTEPAGQSDHRSESPSLPVTLSLPTGQSDRAEESPVEPLEEPPVVNGQAGPLIELSNLDTWTEFWSIYPRHVKKARAETAYRAAIKAGVSAETILEGARKYATSVAGKAPEFIAHPSSWLNDRRWDDEYPTTPSATGYDRAKEFTPDDYS, encoded by the coding sequence TTGAGCTACAAGGCCACCGGGTGGGCGTACGACCTACCCATCTCCGGCCCGCGCAAGGGCGTCCTCGTCGTCCTCGCTGACATGGCGGATGAAGCCTTCTCCTGCTACCCGGGGCAGCAGAAGATCGTCCACATGTCCGGATTCTCCGAGAAGACCGTCCGTCGGGCTCTCGCGTCGCTCGAGGAGGACGGGCTGATCTCGCGGGAGCAGCGTCACGGCCGGAACGGGTACCGGACGAGCGATCGCTACATCCTCCACGTGGGCCTCGGCCTACCGGTCACAGAGCCTGCTGGTCAGAGTGACCACCGGTCAGAGAGTCCGAGCCTACCGGTCACTCTGTCCCTGCCTACCGGTCAGAGTGACCGGGCAGAGGAATCACCAGTAGAACCACTAGAAGAACCACCAGTGGTCAACGGCCAGGCCGGCCCCCTCATCGAACTGTCCAACTTGGACACCTGGACCGAGTTCTGGTCGATCTACCCGCGGCACGTGAAGAAAGCGCGCGCTGAGACGGCCTACCGAGCGGCGATCAAGGCTGGTGTGTCAGCGGAGACGATCTTGGAGGGCGCTCGGAAGTACGCAACGTCGGTCGCGGGCAAAGCACCGGAGTTCATCGCCCACCCGTCCTCGTGGTTGAACGACCGCCGCTGGGATGACGAGTACCCGACCACGCCCAGCGCCACCGGGTACGACCGCGCGAAGGAGTTCACGCCAGATGACTACTCCTGA